Proteins encoded within one genomic window of Oryza glaberrima chromosome 12, OglaRS2, whole genome shotgun sequence:
- the LOC127757761 gene encoding uncharacterized protein LOC127757761, translating into MAGGRGLELSLACAAPSPAADFGEEEELRRPPPPRRRRQQPTMAALYAELAALLPGLRSRASREEIVEAAAKQVKVLEDTVAVLEAYRAVQVGGAAAAEEVSVSYRETVCFAARLPAARRPGALTRVLEVFDRRGVEVLAATLAGGGRAAMVTVTAPAAAPDIAEMIKADIASIE; encoded by the exons ATGGCGGGAGGACGCGGGCTGGAGCTGTCGCTGGCCTGCGCGGCGCCGAGCCCGGCGGCGGAtttcggggaggaggaggagctccggcgcccgcctccgccgcggcgtcggcggcagcagCCGACCATGGCCGCGCTCTACGCCGAGCTGGCCGCGCTGCTCCCCGGCCTCCGCTCCCGG GCGAGCAGGGAGGAGatcgtggaggcggcggcgaagcaggTGAAGGTGCTGGAGGACACGGTGGCCGTGCTGGAGGCGTACCGGGCGGTGCAGGttggcggcgctgccgccgccgaggaggtgtCCGTGTCGTACCGGGAGACGGTCTGCTTCGCCGcccggctgccggcggcgcggcggccaggCGCGCTGACGCGCGTGCTGGAGGTGTTCGACCGGCGCGGCGTGGAGGTCCTGGCGGCGAcgctggcgggcggcggccgcgcggccaTGGTCACGGTcaccgcgcccgccgcggcgccggacaTCGCGGAGATGATCAAGGCGGACATCGCCAGCATCGAGTGA
- the LOC127756790 gene encoding L10-interacting MYB domain-containing protein-like, whose product MAQNVPSKGVKMPMDSADWNDYNTRVVCEIFVEQVAAGNRPNTHLSNSGYDEVIEKFAVRTGLRYTRLQIKNKWDKLRVEYNCWKKLTSQTGLGWANTKETVTATAERWKQLKGDIPGCTKFMKAGLQNEELLQKMFEDIRNTGADHWSLGQSTIPTPTNEAIHIADDNEIDEETEDDEPSAKRKRGGGSKVDKSKWSKSGSQKMVEEMSKSNELSAQTLSSIQSFTKTREDPPGCSIKDVMALVEECCAVEGTNEHFIATEIFIKKDQREMFVNSLCTPAGRFAWLKKKYEVKYGN is encoded by the exons ATGGCTCAAAATGTGCCTTCGAAGGGTGTTAAAATGCCCATGGACTCTGCTGATTGGAATGACTACAACACTAGAGTTGTCTGTGAGATTTTTGTTGAGCAAGTAGCTGCGGGTAATCGTCCAAATACCCATTTATCTAATTCTGGGTATGATGAAGTCATTGAGAAATTTGCAGTAAGAACAGGTTTAAGGTACACTAGGCTTCAAATTAAGAATAAGTGGGATAAGCTTAGGGTTGAGTACAATTGTTGGAAAAAGTTGACATCTCAAACAGGATTAGGATGGGCTAACACAAAGGAAACTGTTACAGCTACTGCGGAACGTTGGAAGCAACTGAAAGGA GATATACCAGGATGCACCAAGTTTATGAAAGCTGGCTTGCAAAATGAAGAGCTACTGCAGAAAATGTTTGAAGATATTCGCAATACCGGTGCCGACCATTGGTCTTTAGGGCAAAGCACCATACCAACACCCACCAATGAGGCAATTCATATTGCTGATGATAATGAGATTGATGAAGAGACAGAGGATGATGAACCAAGTGCAAAACGAAAGAGAGGTGGTGGCTCAAAGGTGGATAAGTCCAAATGGAGCAAGAGTGGATCCCAAAAGATGGTAGAGGAGATGTCCAAGAGTAATGAACTCTCTGCACAGACTTTGTCATCCATTCAGTCCTTCACTAAAACAAGAGAGGATCCTCCGGGTTGTTCTATAAAGGATGTTATGGCCTTGGTGGAGGAATGTTGTGCTGTTGAAGGGACAAATGAGCATTTCATTGCAACTGAAATATTTATCAAGAAGGATCAAAGGGAAATGTTTGTTAATTCTTTGTGCACTCCTGCAGGTCGCTTTGCATGGCTTAAGAAGAAGTATGAAGTGAAGTACGGAAATTAG